A DNA window from Mobula birostris isolate sMobBir1 chromosome 3, sMobBir1.hap1, whole genome shotgun sequence contains the following coding sequences:
- the LOC140195045 gene encoding CCR4-NOT transcription complex subunit 7 isoform X3, producing MDTEFPGVVARPIGEFRSNADYQYQLLRCNVDLLKIIQLGLTFVNEQGEYPPGTSTWQFNFKFNLTEDMYAQDSIELLTTSGIQFKKHEEEGIDTMYFAEVLMTSGVVLCEGVKWLSFHSGYDFGYLIKILTNSNLPEEEPDFFEILRLFFPVIYDVKYLMKSCKNLKGGLQEVAEQLELERIGPQHQAGSDSLLTGMAFFKMREMFFEDHIDDAKYCGHLYGLGSGSSYVQNGTGNAYEEEANKQQP from the exons GACACAGAATTTCCAGGTGTTGTCGCACGGCCGATTGGAGAATTCAGAAGCAATGCAGATTATCAGTACCAACTGTTGCGCTGCAATGTGGACTTGCTGAAGATTATACAGTTGGGTTTgacatttgtaaatgaacagggCGAGTACCCTCCAGGCACCTCCACATGGCAATTTAACTTCAAATTTAATCTAAC GGAGGACATGTATGCTCAAGACTCAATAGAGCTTCTTACAACTTCTGGTATCCAGTTTAAAAAACATGAGGAGGAAGGAATTGATACAATGTATTTTGCAGAAGTTCTCATGACATCTGGTGTAGTATTATGTGAAGGTGTCAAATGGCTTTCATTCCACAG TGGGTATGACTTTGGCTACTTGATCAAAATACTCACCAATTCGAACCTACCTGAAGAAGAACCAGACTTCTTTGAGATCTTAAGGTTGTTCTTCCCTGTAATTTATGATGTGAAATACCTCATGAAAAGCTGCAAAAATCTCAAG GGTGGTTTACAGGAAGTAGCTGAACAATTGGAGTTGGAGCGAATTGGGCCACAGCATCAAGCAGGTTCAGATTCACTCTTAACAGGAATGGCCTTCTTCAAAATGCGAGAG ATGTTCTTTGAGGATCACATTGATGATGCCAAATACTGTGGCCATCTGTATGGTCTTGGCTCCGGCTCATCATATGTTCAGAATGGCACGGGGAATGCATATGAAGAAGAAGCTAATAAACAGCAGCCTTGA